The sequence below is a genomic window from Uranotaenia lowii strain MFRU-FL chromosome 2, ASM2978415v1, whole genome shotgun sequence.
AAGCATGTGGAGGATCGTTGATTACCTACGATTGGGTATTGACGGCTGCCCATTGCGTAATCGGAGCAGCTCGATTCTACGCATTCATGGGAACTATCAATCGCAATCAGCCGGAGTTTGTGGGGCAATCCACTCATTATATCGCACATCCATATTACAACAACGATAATCTGAACAATGACGTTGGATTGATATTGCTTGAGACGCCGGCCCCAAAAAACTCTCGtgagtttttcttattttaatatttcaatgtaATAAGTTCCGATTTTTTTCGAAGCTAACATCAAACCGATTGCTCTACCTAATCCGGGCCGCTTTGGAGAAACATTCGAGGGAAAGCGAGCAACCATTTCTGGTTTTGGAACTACCGTAGACACTAACCTTAATGGGCCATCGCAAGAGTTGAACTGGATCGATGTTACAGTTATCTCGAACGACGAATGTTATACCGTTTATGGGCCGTTTTTGGTGATTGATTCAACGATATGTGCTAGTGGGGCAGATGATCTTAGCCAGAGTCCATGTTTTGGAGACTCCGGAGGCCCGTTGACCATTCAGGAAAACGAAACCAGTTTGCAAATTGGAGTCGCTTCATTCGTTTCCGCAAATGGATGTTCATCGGGTAGGCCGGCAGGATATGCCCGGATCAGCTATTACGTTGAATGGATCAATGGAGTCACATCATCGGGTCGAACACTTGAGACAACAATTATATCCGTTTTGGGTCccttgatagttcatgtttacTCTCGAAACAGAAGTTTGTTGTAGGCTTTAAAGCTATCAATACACAATACATTTTGTATGATTGCATCAGCTTTAGTCCAGTGATATTTTTAAGGGTCATTTACCTGCTATTCAAAAGAGATGTGTAGACATCAAAAAGCTAATACCTATCATGTCtagaaaaacttgtaaaatggCAATAAAATTCATTGAAGTCCGTTATAAGTTGTTAGAAGTGTCTTTGGATCTGTCATGCTTTTCTAGGGAATTTCTTATTGAAATTGTTACGCATCTTACAGATAAGATGTTAGCAGTAGAATGTAcagtagactggcccataacaaaaaaaatccttatattccacgcggcaccccctaggttggtgcatttaggtgaaaaaatgactttctgaaagtttcagatcatttggaagaagcacgaggtggcgcaaaggacttgaaatttgtatggagattttcggcaaaatgtatgaaaaatcgacatactttcactctttgtgttctaaaatatgtttccagtatgctagaaagctcagaatttcaggaattgtaattcaaacaatgacaaacaagtttgtagaagattgagacgcaatacgagttgactgtgatgagttatacgcaattgaatgtgtgatttttttctcattttatcgatatatcgtgaacggtgctTAGGTGGATTTaaagtactaacttgatcgcattgtcacacaatgagaattacagatagaaagtttgtgtcttcggcaaagttgtagcttatttgaatgaatgaatggtttgaaaaactataaactgctgcattgtgcgactacgcgatcaagttagtgcgattattagtccatacaccgttcacgatatatcaatgaaatgcgaaaaaagtcacacattcaattgcggataactcatcacagtcaactcgtatcgcgtcacaatcttctacaaacttgtttgtcattgtttgaattacaattcctgaaattctgagttttctagcatactggaaaaaTACTTTAGAACACAacgagtgaaagtatgtcgatttttcatacattttgccgaaaatctccatacaaatttcaagtcctttgcgccagctcgtgcttcttccaaatgatctgaaactttcagaaagtcattttttcacctaaatgcaccaacctaggggatgccacgttgaaaaaaatgttgaaaaaatcatcccatgggccagtctaatgtacaGGCATGTCTCGCCTTGAAATTAAAATGGCTCTTTCAAGATTTTTCTCAAACGAACATTAGAGTGGATATCAATTTGGACTGTATTTATTATGCATTTCCTACCAAAGTTATTTGTTTTACTTCTTTCCTGTACACAAATGG
It includes:
- the LOC129741693 gene encoding collagenase-like, whose translation is MTTTRTVQLWHRIGWSPDWGVEVEEILWLGKIRTIPLHSKSASSMKCSSAHPVGIVCTNYLREIPHDQKPFVALENLFYTDDMDGLLQTAGLSWFKLSALWARLPFESAIPVREAQSIERDSRIVNGHPAPVGRFPYQVWLRIQGRFDQACGGSLITYDWVLTAAHCVIGAARFYAFMGTINRNQPEFVGQSTHYIAHPYYNNDNLNNDVGLILLETPAPKNSPNIKPIALPNPGRFGETFEGKRATISGFGTTVDTNLNGPSQELNWIDVTVISNDECYTVYGPFLVIDSTICASGADDLSQSPCFGDSGGPLTIQENETSLQIGVASFVSANGCSSGRPAGYARISYYVEWINGVTSSGRTLETTIISVLGPLIVHVYSRNRSLL